A window of Streptomyces sp. SAI-127 contains these coding sequences:
- a CDS encoding glucose 1-dehydrogenase: protein MRIGAGGRLVGMTNTTITPLLADKVAFVTGAGRGIGAAAARLFAREGARVLLAARTETQLKAVTEEIRAAGGTADYVLCDLADPMSVQAAVDRAVELYGRLDIAFNNGATIQQPGPMDQLSEADFDHVISVNLKGPWLAMNAEIAAIRATAGTGAIVNNSSVGSLMANPWLPAYGAAKRAVNSLTASAAATYGPEGIRVNAIAPGTTLTEMIDEWETNSPGIVEQLVAQTPLGRGADPAEIAEAAAWLLSDRASYVTGVVLQVDGGSRA, encoded by the coding sequence ATGAGGATCGGGGCCGGGGGGAGGCTCGTCGGCATGACCAACACCACGATCACCCCCCTGCTCGCCGACAAGGTCGCTTTCGTCACCGGTGCCGGACGTGGCATCGGCGCGGCGGCCGCACGGCTGTTCGCCCGGGAGGGCGCCCGCGTTCTGCTCGCCGCCCGCACCGAAACCCAGCTCAAGGCCGTGACCGAGGAGATCCGGGCGGCCGGCGGCACCGCCGACTACGTCCTGTGCGACCTGGCCGACCCGATGAGCGTCCAGGCCGCCGTGGACCGGGCCGTCGAGCTGTACGGCAGGCTGGACATCGCCTTCAACAACGGTGCGACCATCCAGCAGCCCGGCCCGATGGACCAGCTGTCGGAGGCCGACTTCGACCACGTCATCTCCGTCAACCTCAAGGGCCCCTGGCTGGCGATGAACGCCGAGATCGCCGCGATCCGGGCCACCGCGGGCACCGGGGCGATCGTCAACAACTCCAGTGTCGGCAGCCTGATGGCCAACCCCTGGCTGCCCGCGTACGGCGCCGCGAAGCGGGCGGTCAACAGCCTGACCGCGTCGGCCGCCGCCACCTACGGCCCGGAGGGCATCCGTGTCAACGCCATCGCCCCGGGCACCACGCTGACCGAGATGATCGACGAATGGGAGACGAACTCCCCGGGCATCGTCGAGCAGCTCGTCGCGCAGACCCCGCTGGGCCGCGGCGCCGACCCGGCCGAGATCGCCGAGGCCGCCGCCTGGCTCCTGAGCGACCGAGCCTCGTACGTCACCGGAGTGGTGCTCCAGGTCGACGGCGGAAGCCGGGCGTGA
- a CDS encoding acyl-CoA synthetase, whose protein sequence is MTSTPPAGFWAQATQDPSRTVLIAPDGSPWTAGRLHAAANQLVHGLRAAGLERGDAFAVVLPNSAEFFTAHLAASQAGFYLVPINHHFVAPEIAWIVADSGAKVLIADERFAAAARQAADEAGLPASHRYAVGEIEGFRPYAELLDGQPESAPADRELGWVMNYTSGTTGRPRGIRRPLPGKRPEEAYLGGFLGIFGIQPFGDNVHLVCSPLYHTAVLQFAAASLHIGHRLVLMDKWTPEEMLRLIDAHKCTHTHMVPTQFHRLLALPEDVRASYDVSSMRHAIHGAAPCPDHVKRAMLDWWGPCVEEYYAASEGGGAFATAEDWLKKPGTVGKAWPISELAIFDDDGNRLPPGELGTVYLKMNTGGFAYHKDEAKTKKNRIGDFFTVGDLGLLDEDGYLFLRDRKIDMIISGGVNIYPAEIESVLLQHPAVADAAAFGIPHDDWGEEVKAVVEPAPGHAPGPDLAEDLLAHCAAQLAGYKRPKSVDFITEMPRDPNGKLYKRRLRDPYWQGRSRAV, encoded by the coding sequence GTGACGAGCACACCTCCCGCGGGCTTCTGGGCCCAGGCCACCCAAGACCCTTCGCGTACGGTGCTGATCGCCCCGGACGGCTCGCCCTGGACCGCCGGCCGCCTCCACGCGGCCGCCAACCAGCTCGTGCACGGTCTGCGTGCCGCCGGACTCGAACGCGGTGACGCCTTCGCCGTCGTCCTGCCGAACAGTGCCGAGTTCTTCACCGCGCACCTCGCCGCCAGCCAGGCGGGCTTCTATCTGGTCCCGATCAACCACCACTTCGTCGCCCCCGAGATCGCCTGGATCGTCGCCGACTCGGGCGCCAAGGTGCTCATCGCCGACGAGCGCTTCGCCGCGGCGGCACGGCAGGCGGCCGATGAGGCGGGTCTCCCGGCGAGCCACCGGTACGCCGTCGGTGAGATCGAGGGCTTCCGGCCGTACGCCGAACTACTCGACGGACAACCGGAGTCGGCGCCCGCGGACCGGGAGCTCGGCTGGGTCATGAACTACACCTCGGGCACGACGGGCCGCCCGCGCGGTATCCGCCGGCCCCTGCCCGGCAAGCGGCCGGAGGAGGCGTATCTCGGCGGCTTCCTCGGCATCTTCGGCATCCAGCCCTTCGGCGACAACGTCCACCTCGTCTGCTCGCCGCTCTACCACACGGCCGTCCTCCAGTTCGCCGCCGCGTCCCTGCACATCGGGCACCGGCTGGTCCTGATGGACAAGTGGACACCCGAGGAGATGCTGCGCCTGATCGACGCGCACAAGTGCACCCACACCCACATGGTCCCGACCCAGTTCCACCGCCTGCTCGCTCTCCCCGAGGACGTGCGGGCAAGCTACGACGTCTCGTCCATGCGGCACGCCATCCACGGCGCCGCCCCCTGCCCGGACCACGTCAAACGGGCGATGCTCGACTGGTGGGGGCCCTGTGTGGAGGAGTACTACGCGGCCAGCGAGGGCGGCGGAGCCTTTGCGACCGCCGAGGACTGGCTGAAGAAGCCCGGCACGGTCGGCAAGGCCTGGCCCATCAGCGAACTCGCGATCTTCGACGACGACGGCAACCGGCTGCCGCCCGGCGAACTCGGCACCGTGTACCTGAAGATGAACACGGGCGGCTTCGCCTACCACAAGGACGAGGCCAAGACGAAGAAGAACCGCATCGGCGACTTCTTCACCGTGGGCGACCTGGGTCTCCTGGACGAGGACGGCTACCTCTTCCTCCGCGACCGCAAGATCGACATGATCATCTCCGGCGGGGTGAACATCTACCCCGCCGAGATCGAGTCCGTCCTGCTCCAGCACCCCGCCGTCGCCGACGCCGCCGCCTTCGGCATCCCGCACGACGACTGGGGCGAGGAGGTCAAGGCCGTGGTGGAACCGGCCCCGGGCCACGCGCCCGGGCCGGACCTGGCCGAAGACCTCCTCGCCCACTGTGCCGCACAACTCGCCGGCTACAAGCGCCCGAAGAGCGTCGACTTCATCACCGAGATGCCCCGCGATCCCAACGGCAAGCTGTACAAGCGGCGCCTGAGGGATCCGTACTGGCAGGGGCGCTCCCGAGCCGTGTGA
- a CDS encoding helix-turn-helix transcriptional regulator: MDRRELADFLRSRRERITPADVGLPAGPRRRTPGLRREEVAQLAYISTEYYTRLEQARAPRPSLEVLAQVARALRLSDAERDHLHHLAGTPQGPPQGPSREVRQSIVDLLHRLPQAAAIVISATYEVIAWNDLAAALMEDFSALSRRDRNLVRRAFLGPHPEGRRLYGVSDGEEFALSSVQRLRAASARYPDDRELTGLVAELLDGSEEFARLWAAHDVESRPTLCKTFDHPVVGPVAVNCDVLDIADRDQHVVIYTATPGSPSEEALRLLSVVGTQRLDVPG; encoded by the coding sequence GTGGACCGACGAGAACTGGCCGACTTCCTGCGCAGCCGACGCGAGCGCATCACCCCCGCCGACGTGGGCCTGCCCGCCGGACCGCGTCGCCGCACCCCGGGGCTGCGCCGCGAGGAGGTGGCGCAGCTGGCGTACATCTCCACCGAGTACTACACCCGCCTGGAGCAGGCGCGCGCACCCCGTCCCTCCCTGGAGGTCCTCGCCCAGGTCGCCCGCGCCCTGCGCCTGTCGGACGCCGAACGCGACCACCTCCACCATCTCGCCGGCACCCCGCAGGGCCCGCCGCAGGGCCCCTCCCGCGAGGTGCGCCAGAGCATCGTCGACCTGCTGCACCGGCTGCCGCAGGCCGCCGCGATCGTCATCTCGGCCACCTACGAGGTCATCGCCTGGAACGACCTGGCCGCGGCTCTCATGGAGGACTTCTCCGCCCTTTCCCGCCGCGACCGCAACCTCGTCCGGCGCGCCTTCCTCGGCCCGCACCCGGAGGGCCGGCGACTGTACGGAGTGTCGGATGGCGAGGAGTTCGCGCTCTCCTCGGTGCAGCGGCTGCGCGCCGCCTCCGCCCGCTATCCCGACGATCGCGAGCTGACCGGCCTGGTGGCGGAACTCCTCGACGGAAGCGAGGAGTTCGCCCGGCTGTGGGCCGCCCACGACGTCGAGTCCCGCCCCACCCTGTGCAAGACCTTCGACCACCCGGTCGTCGGGCCGGTCGCCGTCAACTGCGACGTCCTGGACATCGCCGACCGCGACCAGCACGTCGTGATCTACACGGCCACCCCCGGTTCCCCGTCCGAAGAGGCGCTACGACTGCTGTCGGTCGTCGGCACACAGCGGCTGGACGTCCCCGGCTGA
- a CDS encoding serine/threonine-protein kinase — MGDSRLIQGRYRLLDLIGRGGMGEVWRARDESLGRHVAVKCLKPLGGQHDQTFTRVLRERFRREARVAAALSHRGITVVHDFGESDGVLYLVMELLDGRNLSQLLEDNKQHPLPVADVVEIADQVAAALAYTHQQGIVHRDLKPANIVRLTDGTVKICDFGIARLGHDVDFTSRLTGTGIAMGTPHYMSPEQIGGSEVDQRSDLYSLGCVLYEIATGAPPFDLEDAWAILVGHRDTPPRPPRSHRAELPEYLERVILDLLAKQPEQRPHDARELGRRITLGRTTPAYVPTVVTPRPDFRPQESAEPARPRETRLPSWTRGMTTGHKATGAGLATPPDAGAGLTGEWIARPATGRTEEPVPDEPPVPSAQALAALAGRHNAGLSLGRLGRWAEAGEVHRAVAAEREHLLGPDHPDTLASRYEVAFTLSRTGRAADALREYKHVAATRTRALGADHPDTLAARQEMAYVLGQLGRHFDAHQVYNSVLTARERGMGPDHPDTLRCRHNLAFNLSRLGRLEDSYRMACEVAADRARVLGPHHPDTLVTRYEVAYALGQLGRWAEALQTYHEVAEARAQALGPDHPDTLAARYEVGISLGRLGRSADALQLYRDLIEDRTRVHGPAHPETLRARHGLGVNLGRLGRWEEALAESRDVCAIRERVLGSDHPDTLVSRREVAVGLGWLGRWADALTEYRRVATARERVLGADHPDTLASRNDEAHCLEQLGRGAEAVELYRRVAVLRQQRASGAQ; from the coding sequence ATGGGGGACAGCAGGCTCATCCAGGGGCGGTACCGGCTGCTCGATCTGATCGGGCGCGGGGGCATGGGCGAGGTGTGGCGGGCGCGCGACGAGTCGCTGGGCCGCCATGTCGCCGTGAAGTGCCTCAAGCCGCTGGGCGGGCAGCACGACCAGACCTTCACCCGGGTCCTGAGGGAGCGGTTCCGACGCGAGGCGCGCGTGGCCGCCGCCCTCAGCCACCGCGGCATAACGGTCGTCCACGACTTCGGCGAGTCCGACGGCGTCCTATACCTGGTGATGGAGCTCCTGGACGGCCGCAACCTCAGCCAGCTCCTGGAGGACAACAAACAGCACCCGCTGCCCGTCGCCGATGTCGTCGAGATCGCCGACCAGGTCGCCGCCGCCCTCGCCTACACCCACCAGCAGGGCATCGTGCACCGTGACCTGAAGCCCGCGAACATCGTCCGGCTCACCGACGGCACGGTGAAGATCTGCGACTTCGGCATCGCCCGCCTCGGCCACGACGTCGACTTCACCTCCCGGCTGACCGGCACCGGCATCGCGATGGGCACCCCGCACTACATGTCGCCGGAGCAGATAGGGGGCTCCGAGGTCGACCAGCGCAGCGACCTGTACTCCCTGGGATGCGTGCTGTACGAGATCGCCACCGGGGCACCGCCGTTCGACCTGGAGGACGCGTGGGCGATCCTCGTCGGCCACCGTGACACCCCACCCCGGCCGCCGCGCAGCCACCGCGCCGAACTCCCGGAGTACCTCGAGAGGGTCATCCTCGACCTGCTGGCCAAACAGCCCGAACAACGCCCGCACGACGCACGTGAGCTGGGCCGCCGGATCACCCTGGGCCGCACCACACCGGCGTACGTGCCCACCGTGGTGACCCCGAGGCCCGACTTCCGGCCGCAGGAGTCCGCCGAGCCCGCCCGCCCCCGTGAGACCCGGCTGCCGTCCTGGACCCGTGGCATGACCACCGGCCACAAGGCCACCGGCGCCGGCCTCGCCACACCCCCGGACGCCGGGGCCGGTCTCACCGGCGAGTGGATCGCCCGCCCCGCCACCGGCCGCACCGAGGAACCCGTGCCGGACGAGCCGCCCGTGCCCTCCGCTCAGGCCCTCGCGGCACTCGCCGGACGGCACAACGCGGGACTCAGCCTCGGGCGTCTGGGCCGCTGGGCCGAGGCCGGCGAGGTGCACCGCGCGGTCGCCGCCGAGCGCGAGCACCTGCTCGGCCCCGACCACCCCGACACCCTCGCCAGCCGCTACGAGGTCGCCTTCACCCTCAGCCGCACCGGCCGCGCCGCCGACGCCCTGCGCGAGTACAAGCACGTGGCCGCGACCAGGACCCGCGCCCTGGGTGCCGATCACCCCGACACCCTCGCCGCCCGCCAGGAAATGGCGTATGTCCTCGGTCAGTTGGGCCGCCACTTCGACGCCCACCAGGTCTACAACTCGGTGCTCACCGCACGGGAACGAGGCATGGGCCCCGACCACCCCGACACCCTCCGCTGCCGCCACAACCTCGCCTTCAACCTCAGCAGGCTCGGCCGTCTGGAGGACTCGTACCGCATGGCCTGCGAGGTGGCCGCCGACCGCGCCCGGGTGCTGGGCCCCCATCACCCCGACACGCTGGTCACCCGCTACGAGGTCGCCTACGCGCTCGGCCAGTTGGGGCGCTGGGCGGAGGCCCTGCAGACCTACCACGAGGTCGCCGAAGCCCGCGCCCAGGCCCTCGGCCCCGACCATCCCGACACCCTCGCCGCCCGCTACGAGGTCGGCATCAGCCTCGGGCGCCTCGGCCGCAGCGCGGACGCACTCCAGCTCTACCGCGACCTGATCGAGGACCGCACCCGCGTCCACGGCCCCGCCCACCCCGAGACCCTGCGCGCCCGGCACGGGCTCGGCGTCAACCTCGGCCGCCTCGGCCGCTGGGAAGAAGCCCTCGCCGAGTCCCGTGACGTGTGCGCGATCCGCGAACGTGTCCTCGGATCCGACCACCCGGACACCCTGGTCAGCCGCCGCGAGGTCGCCGTGGGCCTGGGCTGGCTGGGCCGCTGGGCGGACGCCCTCACCGAGTACCGCAGGGTGGCCACCGCCCGCGAACGCGTCCTCGGCGCCGACCACCCGGACACGCTCGCCAGCCGCAACGACGAGGCCCACTGCCTGGAGCAACTGGGGCGGGGCGCGGAGGCGGTGGAGCTGTACCGCCGGGTGGCGGTCCTGCGGCAGCAGCGGGCGTCGGGAGCGCAGTGA
- a CDS encoding nitronate monooxygenase — protein sequence MQTELSKKLGVEHAVFGFTPFPAVAAAISRAGGFGVLGAVRYTAPDELKRDLDWIEAHVDGKPYGLDVVMPAKKVEGVTEADVEAMIPEGHRQFVEDTLAKYGVPELAEGEASGWRITGWMEQVARNQLDVAFDYPIRLLANALGSPPADVVARAHDQDVLVAALAGSARHAVKHKEGGIDIVVAQGYEAGGHTGDIASMVLTPEVVDAVDPLPVLAAGGIGSGQQVAAALALGAQGVWLGSIWLTTTEAELPSPRLIEKLLAAGSGDTVRSRALTGKPARQLRTEWTDAWDSADGPGTLPMPLQGLLVAEAVSRIQKYEVEPLLGTPVGQIVGRMTSERSVQAVFDDLTRGFEKAVDRINRIAGRSGQ from the coding sequence ATGCAGACGGAGCTGAGCAAGAAACTGGGAGTCGAGCACGCCGTCTTCGGCTTCACGCCGTTCCCCGCCGTCGCCGCGGCCATCAGCCGGGCCGGCGGTTTCGGAGTGCTCGGCGCGGTCCGTTACACGGCCCCCGACGAACTCAAACGCGACCTCGACTGGATCGAGGCGCACGTCGACGGCAAGCCGTACGGCCTGGACGTCGTGATGCCCGCCAAGAAGGTCGAGGGGGTGACCGAGGCGGACGTCGAGGCCATGATCCCCGAGGGGCACCGGCAGTTCGTCGAGGACACCCTCGCCAAGTACGGCGTGCCCGAACTCGCGGAGGGCGAGGCGTCGGGGTGGCGCATCACGGGCTGGATGGAGCAGGTCGCCCGCAACCAGCTGGACGTCGCCTTCGACTATCCGATCCGGCTGCTCGCCAACGCCCTCGGCTCCCCGCCCGCCGACGTGGTGGCCCGCGCGCACGACCAGGACGTCCTCGTCGCGGCCCTCGCGGGCAGCGCCCGGCACGCCGTCAAGCACAAGGAGGGCGGCATCGACATCGTGGTCGCCCAGGGCTACGAGGCCGGCGGCCACACCGGTGACATCGCCTCCATGGTCCTGACACCCGAGGTCGTCGACGCCGTGGACCCGCTGCCCGTGCTGGCGGCGGGCGGCATCGGCAGCGGACAGCAGGTGGCGGCCGCGCTGGCACTCGGGGCCCAGGGTGTGTGGCTGGGCTCCATATGGCTGACCACCACAGAGGCCGAACTGCCCTCGCCCAGGCTCATCGAGAAGCTGCTGGCGGCCGGCTCCGGCGACACCGTCCGCTCCCGTGCGCTGACCGGGAAACCCGCGCGCCAGCTCCGTACGGAATGGACCGACGCCTGGGACTCCGCCGACGGACCCGGCACCCTGCCGATGCCCCTGCAGGGCCTGCTGGTCGCCGAGGCCGTCTCGCGCATCCAGAAGTACGAGGTGGAGCCACTGCTGGGCACGCCCGTCGGCCAGATCGTCGGACGGATGACCAGCGAACGCAGCGTTCAGGCCGTCTTCGACGACCTCACCCGCGGCTTCGAGAAAGCCGTCGATCGCATCAACCGCATCGCCGGAAGGAGCGGCCAGTGA
- a CDS encoding NAD(P)/FAD-dependent oxidoreductase, which yields MPAHEGHHRSYDAVIVGGGHNGLVAAAYLARAGRSVLVLERLGNTGGAAVSTRPFAGVDARLSRYSYLVSLLPKKIVRDLGLDFRVRTRNVSSYTPAERGGSPTGLLVGGGERRTREAFARLTGGEREYQAWQRFYDMTGRVAQRIFPTLTEPLPTRDELRVRVDDEEAWRVLFEEPIGAAVEDRFADDLVRGVVLTDALIGTFADAHDPSLKQNRCFLYHVIGGGTGAWDVPVGGMGALTDALATAARDAGAVLATGHEAVRIDTDGSAAEITYRTADGEGAVAARHVLVNASPQQLAVLTGDQPPTPAEGAQLKVNMLLRRLPRLRDSEVDPREAFSGTFHVAEGYQQLATAHAEAAAGRLPTAPPSEIYCHSLTDPTILGPDLVEQGYQTLTLFGLHTPARLFDRDNDAVREELLKSTLAQLDAHLAEPLADCLATDADGRPCIEAKTPLDLERDLRLPGGNIFHRELSWPYAQESTGRWGVETRHANVLLCGAGAVRGGGVSGVPGHNAAMAVLEELGG from the coding sequence ATGCCTGCACACGAGGGACACCACCGCAGTTACGACGCCGTCATCGTCGGCGGGGGCCACAACGGACTGGTCGCCGCCGCCTATCTGGCCCGGGCCGGGCGGTCCGTACTGGTGCTCGAGCGGCTCGGGAACACCGGGGGAGCGGCGGTTTCCACACGGCCGTTCGCGGGGGTGGACGCCCGGCTGTCGCGCTACTCGTATCTGGTCAGCCTGCTGCCCAAGAAGATCGTCCGCGACCTCGGCCTGGACTTCCGCGTCCGCACGCGCAATGTCTCGTCGTACACCCCCGCGGAACGCGGCGGCAGCCCGACCGGTCTGCTCGTCGGCGGCGGTGAGCGCCGCACCAGGGAGGCCTTCGCCCGGCTCACCGGCGGCGAACGCGAGTACCAGGCCTGGCAGCGGTTCTACGACATGACGGGCCGGGTCGCGCAGCGGATCTTCCCCACCCTCACCGAGCCGCTGCCCACCCGGGACGAACTGCGCGTGCGGGTCGACGACGAGGAGGCGTGGCGGGTCCTGTTCGAGGAACCGATCGGCGCAGCCGTGGAGGACCGTTTCGCCGATGACCTGGTCCGGGGTGTCGTCCTGACGGACGCGCTCATCGGTACCTTCGCCGACGCCCACGACCCCTCCCTCAAGCAGAACCGCTGCTTCCTCTACCACGTGATCGGCGGAGGGACCGGCGCCTGGGACGTCCCCGTCGGCGGAATGGGCGCCCTCACCGACGCCCTGGCCACGGCGGCACGGGACGCGGGCGCGGTTCTCGCCACCGGGCACGAGGCCGTACGGATCGACACGGACGGCAGCGCGGCGGAGATCACCTATCGCACGGCCGACGGCGAGGGCGCCGTCGCGGCCCGGCACGTGTTGGTGAACGCCTCACCGCAGCAACTCGCCGTGCTCACCGGCGATCAGCCGCCCACCCCCGCCGAGGGCGCCCAGCTCAAGGTCAACATGCTGCTCAGGCGCCTGCCGCGGCTGCGCGACAGCGAGGTCGACCCGCGCGAGGCGTTCTCCGGCACCTTCCACGTCGCCGAGGGCTATCAGCAGCTGGCCACCGCCCATGCCGAGGCCGCCGCCGGCCGGCTCCCCACCGCGCCGCCCTCCGAGATCTACTGCCACTCCCTCACCGACCCGACGATCCTCGGCCCGGACCTCGTCGAGCAGGGCTACCAGACTCTCACCCTGTTCGGCCTGCACACCCCGGCCCGGCTCTTCGACCGGGACAACGACGCCGTACGCGAGGAACTCCTCAAGTCGACCCTCGCCCAGCTCGACGCCCACCTCGCCGAGCCGCTGGCCGACTGCCTGGCCACGGACGCGGACGGCCGACCCTGCATCGAGGCCAAGACCCCGCTCGACCTGGAGCGGGACCTGCGGCTGCCCGGCGGCAACATCTTCCACCGGGAACTGTCCTGGCCGTACGCCCAGGAGAGTACCGGCCGCTGGGGCGTGGAGACCCGGCACGCGAACGTCCTGCTGTGCGGGGCGGGCGCCGTGCGCGGCGGCGGGGTGAGCGGCGTGCCGGGGCACAACGCGGCGATGGCCGTGCTGGAGGAACTCGGCGGCTGA
- a CDS encoding serine hydrolase codes for MTDEVTTGVTRRQLVRRTLALGGALAIAPFPAGPAEAAAPKNHPTLRHGTPERAGLLPAHLRQLVTDAETFLGPSPKHPWYAGAVLLAGRGGTVALHRPIGMAVRYQSYDEKTDSGVEFPADQQIPMAEDTVFDLASVSKLFTSLLAVQQIERGALELEAKVAAYLPEFGAAGKQDITIRQLLTHTSGFRAWIPLYNAPTYEEKLQLIWNQAPLNPPGSTYLYSDLNLISLQLVLERITGRALDVLLREEITAPLGLTSTRYNPPASWRPRIAATEDARKPWSGLDRGLVWGEVHDENAFSLGGVAGHAGVFSDAWDLAVLGRTLLNGGTYGKARILRPESVALMFTDFNTAFPGDEHGLGFELYQHWYMGGMATPRTAGHTGFTGTSLVLDPTTDSFLIVLGNSVHPVRTWRSGSAPRVAAGNNMARAVAVRPAHGRTAWFSGMTSATDATLTLPALDTSSGAARLRCALWWDIEPADALTLEATTDGGASWQPVPFTTEHDGAQDHPAGSVTGWSGRTWYRLTARLPAAGRLALRWRYSADRLYVGRGAYVDGLRVGTGDRVLFDESRPADAARIEAVGWTASGD; via the coding sequence ATGACCGATGAGGTGACCACCGGAGTGACCCGCCGTCAGCTGGTCCGAAGAACCCTCGCGTTGGGCGGCGCCCTCGCCATCGCCCCCTTCCCTGCGGGCCCCGCCGAAGCGGCGGCCCCCAAGAACCACCCGACTCTCCGCCACGGCACCCCCGAACGGGCCGGGCTCCTCCCCGCCCACCTGCGCCAACTCGTCACCGACGCCGAGACGTTCCTCGGCCCCTCGCCGAAACACCCCTGGTACGCGGGCGCCGTCCTGCTCGCCGGGCGCGGCGGCACGGTGGCCCTGCACCGGCCCATCGGCATGGCGGTGCGCTATCAGTCGTACGACGAGAAGACGGACAGCGGCGTCGAGTTCCCGGCCGATCAGCAGATCCCCATGGCCGAGGACACCGTCTTCGACCTCGCCTCGGTGTCGAAGCTGTTCACCTCGCTTCTCGCCGTGCAGCAGATCGAGCGGGGCGCGCTGGAGCTGGAGGCCAAGGTCGCCGCGTACCTCCCGGAGTTCGGCGCGGCGGGCAAGCAGGACATCACGATCCGTCAACTGCTCACCCACACCTCGGGTTTCAGGGCCTGGATCCCGCTGTACAACGCTCCGACGTACGAGGAGAAGCTCCAACTCATCTGGAACCAGGCACCCCTGAACCCGCCGGGCTCGACCTATCTCTACTCCGACCTCAACCTCATCTCGCTGCAACTGGTGCTGGAGCGGATCACGGGCCGCGCGCTGGATGTCCTGTTGCGCGAGGAGATCACCGCACCGCTCGGCCTCACCAGCACCCGCTACAACCCGCCGGCGTCCTGGAGACCGAGGATCGCCGCCACGGAGGACGCCCGTAAGCCCTGGTCAGGTCTGGACCGAGGGCTGGTGTGGGGCGAGGTGCACGACGAGAACGCCTTCAGCCTCGGCGGGGTCGCCGGTCATGCGGGGGTGTTCTCCGACGCGTGGGACCTGGCGGTCCTGGGCCGCACCCTGCTCAACGGCGGAACGTACGGCAAGGCCCGCATCCTGCGCCCGGAGTCCGTGGCGCTGATGTTCACCGACTTCAACACCGCCTTCCCCGGTGACGAGCACGGACTCGGCTTCGAGCTCTACCAGCACTGGTACATGGGCGGGATGGCCACCCCGCGCACGGCGGGTCACACCGGCTTCACCGGCACCTCGCTGGTCCTCGACCCGACGACCGACTCCTTCCTGATCGTGCTCGGCAACTCGGTGCATCCGGTGCGCACGTGGCGCTCCGGCTCGGCTCCGCGGGTGGCCGCCGGGAACAACATGGCCCGCGCGGTGGCGGTCCGCCCGGCTCATGGCCGTACGGCATGGTTCTCCGGGATGACGAGCGCCACGGACGCCACCCTCACGCTGCCCGCGCTGGACACCTCGTCAGGCGCCGCGCGGCTGCGGTGCGCCCTGTGGTGGGACATCGAGCCCGCGGACGCCCTGACCTTGGAGGCCACGACGGACGGCGGGGCGAGTTGGCAGCCGGTGCCGTTCACCACGGAGCACGACGGCGCTCAGGATCACCCCGCCGGTTCGGTCACGGGCTGGTCGGGGCGGACCTGGTACCGGCTCACGGCCCGCCTTCCGGCAGCCGGCCGGCTCGCCCTGCGCTGGAGATACTCCGCCGACCGGCTGTACGTCGGCCGGGGTGCTTACGTCGACGGGCTGCGCGTCGGCACGGGTGACCGCGTCCTGTTCGACGAGTCACGTCCGGCGGACGCGGCCCGGATCGAGGCCGTCGGCTGGACGGCGTCCGGGGACTGA